The genomic region AAAAGCAGCAGGGCCACGAGTACCAGCACCACGGGTTACAGCTTTCTTAGTTGTCATTGGCTTTGCCATCCCTAGTTGTCTACTAATGAGCGCATCCGCGTTGCGATGCAGGGCGCGGTTGAAGTCGGACAGCTTGCGATTCAGGCTGTACTTCTTGGCGAGTTGTGCAGGTGTCAACTCTTCCAGTAGGTCGAGGGGAACAGGCGTTGTCATATCGCGGGCAGGCGTAGCCCGCAGGCGTTCAAGCTTGCTAATCATGGTGTGCAAATCCCTTGCAAATTTAGGTGTGAAAAATGGATGAAGTGCCCGGATTCATTGGTCCGAAACTGCGCCACTATATAAGGAGGGGAACGACGTAATATCCATCCGCACGGGTGGCCTTTGCTTCGCTCGCGAGTGCGACGCTTCAGCGGGAGCGCTTGTGCATTGCCTTCTCGATGTGGTCATCCAGCATCAGCTTGAGGGTCCGTTCGGCTGCTACCGCCTCGCGCTGCTCAGCAGGCCCCAGGGGAGGCAAGCCGACCATTGCGCGGTTGGTGCCCAGTAGATAACTGGTGATGTGCTCAGCGTTCGGCACAGGGAGCCACACGAGGTGCGCCTCATAATGCAGATCGACCAATGCCCGGTGGACGCTGGTACGGTTCAAAGTGGTGTTGTGTTTGAGGATCGCACCAATGGTTACTGGCCCTTGGTGTAGATGATTGAGCTGTTGTAACGCCAGGACCACCAACGCTTTAGAGCGCGGGAATCGACCTTTAAGGGCGTGATACTGCACTGCTTTGTACTGTCGGACGTACCTACTTCCATCCGCATGAGACGGACGAATAGGGTTTGAGAATGCACGGTTCATGGATCACCGAAAGCTATTTTGAAGGGCAATGTGGCCGAATGCCAAAACACATACAGGCCGTGACTTTCAGGGATGAATAGGGTGAGTTGGGCGAGTGATTAAGACGGCTCAGATGGCGCCACAGGGATGCACAGAGTGTGTGCTGGCGGGTGTATCAGAAGGTGGGATTGCGGCCGGGTGCGCTTGAGTCTGCGCTAGCCTTCAATGCCGAGAGGTTGGATCAATGGCTGGTGCCCTGATGAATGTCAGGTGCCCAGCGAACGATCTTTCAATTGTGGTCACTTTCTTGTACTGGAGTATGTGACATTTAAATTATAGGGATTGGTTCTTTGCAGGTATCTCCCACGCATGGTGGGTGGCTCTCTGTTCTACGTATGTGACAATAAAGAACGTCGTCTAACTTGTTGCTAACGTGTAGCTATCGTGTTTGCACTTTGGAGTGCAGGGCTTACGGGAAGGTCAGGCCCAAGCGATCAATGGTCCGCTTCACAGTCATCGCGGTGAACGTGCTTCCCTGCGCAGTCAGCTTGCCGTCAGCATTCAGCCAGTCAGCCATTGCACGCAGTGTCTTTGCCCCGTCCATCCAAGCAGCCTTGAGGTCGTTACGCAGGCGTTGAGCGTCCGCCTGGGCCTTGGCTTGCTTCACGTCTATCGAGGCTTGGAGGCCCTTCTGGGAGCCCATGGCTCGGCCTGCATCCCGGCGCGCTACCTTGGCTTGAGCTACTTCATCGCCAGCTTCAGCTCGGGCCTTCAGGGTAGCCAATGCGGCCTTGGTTCGCTGTGCAATGAACTCCCGTTCCTGCTGTGCCAGGGCTGCATACAGGTGCAACTGGAAGCTATCAGCATTGGGCATGGTGGCGACCTTGAAGGGCACGCGCTTAACCAAGCCTGCAATGTCCTCTACGTCGCGGCTCAGGCGGTCGAGCTTCGCCACTACCAGCGTGGCGTTGTGTTCATTGCACGCCGCCAGCGCAGCCTTGCACTGAATGCGTTCGGCTGGAGGGATGGTGCCGCTCGCCGTGTCTTCAAACGCCGCGATGATAGTCCAGCCCTCGGCTTCGGCAGCAATGCGCACGT from Pseudomonas asplenii harbors:
- a CDS encoding recombinase family protein; this encodes MTATKNIVAYYRVSTKGQGDSGLGLDAQREYVRIAAEAEGWTIIAAFEDTASGTIPPAERIQCKAALAACNEHNATLVVAKLDRLSRDVEDIAGLVKRVPFKVATMPNADSFQLHLYAALAQQEREFIAQRTKAALATLKARAEAGDEVAQAKVARRDAGRAMGSQKGLQASIDVKQAKAQADAQRLRNDLKAAWMDGAKTLRAMADWLNADGKLTAQGSTFTAMTVKRTIDRLGLTFP